A genomic stretch from bacterium includes:
- a CDS encoding helix-hairpin-helix domain-containing protein — MEIFNRSEQKVVLFLIVSALIASGILIVTHIQGENALSKIELVHSAFEVFSEEIIPDKVNINTASLEELMTLPRIGSVTSNRIVEYRKMHGKFKSVEEITKVKGVGKKDFEKIRGLITVGNVEKFASITVTLKEEERDSSSSKKHGAIDVGFITVEGSKSLSEKLKINLNTASIEELDKLPGIGSAIANRIIEYRNIHGDFPSIKDITKVKGIGQKTFEKIKEMITVDKENL, encoded by the coding sequence ATGGAGATTTTTAATCGCTCTGAGCAAAAAGTGGTCTTATTTCTTATTGTCTCAGCATTAATTGCCTCCGGGATTTTAATAGTAACGCATATCCAGGGAGAAAACGCACTCTCTAAGATTGAGCTCGTGCATTCTGCCTTTGAGGTTTTTTCAGAAGAAATAATACCAGATAAAGTCAATATAAATACTGCTTCATTAGAAGAGCTAATGACTTTACCCAGGATTGGAAGTGTAACTTCAAATAGGATTGTTGAGTATAGAAAGATGCATGGCAAGTTTAAATCGGTCGAAGAGATAACTAAGGTTAAAGGGGTTGGTAAAAAAGATTTTGAAAAGATTAGGGGATTGATAACCGTAGGTAATGTAGAAAAATTTGCCTCTATCACCGTAACATTAAAGGAAGAAGAGAGAGATTCTTCTTCCTCAAAAAAACATGGAGCTATTGATGTTGGCTTTATAACAGTAGAGGGAAGTAAATCTCTATCAGAGAAGTTGAAAATCAATCTAAATACTGCCTCTATCGAAGAACTTGATAAATTACCCGGCATTGGTTCTGCCATAGCCAACAGAATTATCGAATATCGAAATATACATGGGGACTTCCCATCAATTAAAGATATAACTAAGGTAAAAGGGATTGGGCAAAAGACATTTGAGAAGATAAAAGAGATGATAACAGTAGATAAGGAGAATTTGTAA